From a single Micromonospora carbonacea genomic region:
- a CDS encoding VOC family protein translates to MTDVQITFDCADPAALAAFWAAALGHQVQAPPPGFESWEQALEAMGVPPERRDSASAVVDPAGTAPRLFFQRVPEPKRVKNRVHLDVRAAPGLVGDARMAALEVAAERLVRLGATRLRRHEPAAPLDAGHLVMADPEGNEFCLD, encoded by the coding sequence ATGACCGACGTTCAGATCACGTTCGACTGCGCCGACCCGGCCGCGCTGGCGGCCTTCTGGGCCGCGGCCCTCGGCCATCAGGTGCAGGCCCCGCCGCCCGGCTTCGAGTCGTGGGAGCAGGCGCTGGAGGCGATGGGCGTGCCGCCCGAGCGCCGCGACTCCGCCTCGGCGGTGGTCGACCCCGCCGGCACCGCGCCGCGGCTGTTCTTCCAGCGGGTGCCGGAGCCCAAGCGGGTCAAGAACCGGGTGCACCTCGACGTGCGGGCGGCCCCGGGGCTGGTCGGCGACGCGCGGATGGCGGCCCTGGAGGTGGCGGCCGAGCGGCTCGTCCGCCTCGGCGCGACCCGGTTGCGCCGGCACGAGCCCGCCGCACCGCTCGACGCGGGGCACCTCGTCATGGCCGACCCCGAGGGCAACGAGTTCTGCCTCGACTGA
- a CDS encoding helix-turn-helix transcriptional regulator has translation MTVEATTERVLRLLALLQRRPSWTAAEIAAELRVTDRSVRRDVQRLRALGYPVHAAAGVGGGYRLGAGTRLPPLLLDDEEAIATAVSLRLASGGTVAGAQEAALRALAKLDQVLPARLRAEVRAVHAATDTLLGPGVEIDAELLVTLARACRDALRVRFRYAGRDGGERDRTVEPVRMVTTGRRWYLMAWDVDRGDWRTFRLDRMREAVATTWRFRAREHPDPVAHVRRAVAEAPYRHLARVRVHAPPDVLRELVPPQVGRVEDDRDGWCVLVVGGDDLDWLALHVARLGFEAEVLEPAELRQALARLARRLAAMAGPG, from the coding sequence GTGACCGTCGAGGCGACGACCGAGCGGGTGCTGCGGCTGCTGGCGCTGTTGCAGCGGCGACCGTCCTGGACCGCCGCCGAGATCGCCGCCGAGCTGCGGGTCACCGACCGCTCGGTGCGCCGCGACGTCCAGCGGCTGCGCGCGCTCGGCTACCCGGTGCACGCGGCGGCGGGCGTCGGTGGCGGCTACCGGCTCGGCGCCGGCACCCGGCTGCCGCCGCTGCTGCTCGACGACGAGGAGGCGATCGCGACGGCGGTGTCCCTGCGGCTGGCCTCGGGCGGCACGGTCGCCGGGGCGCAGGAGGCGGCGCTGCGGGCGCTGGCCAAGCTCGACCAGGTGCTGCCCGCCCGGCTGCGCGCCGAGGTGCGGGCGGTGCACGCTGCCACCGACACCCTGCTCGGCCCCGGCGTCGAGATCGACGCGGAGCTGCTGGTGACCCTCGCCCGGGCCTGCCGCGACGCCCTGCGGGTCCGGTTCCGCTACGCCGGCCGCGACGGCGGGGAACGCGACCGCACCGTCGAGCCGGTGCGGATGGTCACCACCGGCCGCCGCTGGTATCTGATGGCGTGGGACGTCGACCGCGGCGACTGGCGCACGTTCCGGCTGGACCGGATGCGCGAGGCGGTGGCGACGACGTGGCGCTTCCGGGCGCGGGAGCACCCTGACCCGGTCGCCCACGTGCGGCGGGCCGTGGCCGAGGCGCCGTACCGGCATCTCGCCCGGGTGCGGGTGCACGCCCCGCCCGACGTGCTGCGGGAGCTGGTGCCGCCGCAGGTGGGGCGGGTCGAGGACGACCGCGACGGCTGGTGCGTGCTCGTCGTCGGCGGGGACGACCTCGACTGGCTCGCCCTGCACGTGGCCCGGCTCGGCTTCGAGGCGGAGGTGCTGGAGCCGGCGGAGCTGCGGCAGGCCCTCGCCCGGCTCGCCCGCCGCCTGGCGGCGATGGCCGGCCCCGGCTGA
- a CDS encoding GH1 family beta-glucosidase produces MTRVFPEGFVWGSATASYQIEGAATEDGRGPSIWDTYSHTPGRTLNGDTGDVAADHYHRWAEDLGHIAELGLAAYRFSISWPRVQPGGSGAFNRAGLDFYSRLVDGLLERGVRPVATMYHWDLPQELEDAGGWPARDTALRFRDYAAGIVEALGDRVHTWTTFNEPWCSAYLGYGSGVHAPGRTEPAGALAAVHHLNLAHGLAGRVVRELAPAAELSVTLNLHVVRPASGSAADADAVRRIDALANRAFLGPLLDGAYPADLLADTAKVTDWSFVRDGDERTIAVPLDVLGVNYYSTTLVRAWDGVSARSDNDGHGSSAHTPWIGADDVDFLPQPGPYTAMGWNIEPAGLTELLLRLHREHPGLPLMITENGAAFDDVVTPDGRVHDDRRLDYLHRHVDAVGAAMDAGADVRGYFVWSLLDNFEWAWGYDRRFGIIRVDYDTQERIWKDSAHWYRGLATTGRLEPPAPA; encoded by the coding sequence GTGACGCGAGTGTTTCCCGAGGGCTTCGTGTGGGGCTCGGCGACGGCGTCGTACCAGATCGAGGGCGCGGCCACCGAGGACGGGCGGGGCCCGTCGATCTGGGACACCTACAGCCACACCCCCGGCCGCACCCTCAACGGCGACACCGGCGACGTGGCCGCCGACCACTACCACCGGTGGGCCGAGGACCTGGGGCACATCGCCGAGCTGGGGCTGGCGGCCTACCGGTTCTCGATCTCCTGGCCCCGGGTGCAGCCCGGCGGCTCCGGTGCGTTCAACCGGGCCGGGCTGGACTTCTACTCCCGGCTCGTCGACGGGCTGCTGGAGCGGGGCGTGCGGCCGGTGGCCACCATGTACCACTGGGACCTCCCGCAGGAGCTGGAGGACGCCGGCGGCTGGCCGGCGCGGGACACCGCGCTGCGGTTCAGGGACTACGCGGCCGGCATCGTCGAGGCGCTCGGCGACCGGGTGCACACCTGGACGACGTTCAACGAGCCGTGGTGCTCGGCGTACCTCGGCTACGGCTCCGGGGTGCACGCGCCGGGCCGCACGGAGCCGGCCGGGGCGCTGGCCGCCGTGCACCATCTCAACCTCGCCCACGGCCTCGCCGGCCGGGTGGTGCGCGAGCTGGCGCCGGCGGCGGAGCTGTCGGTGACGCTCAACCTGCACGTGGTGCGGCCGGCGTCGGGCTCGGCGGCCGACGCCGACGCGGTGCGCCGCATCGACGCGCTGGCCAACCGGGCGTTCCTCGGGCCGCTGCTCGACGGGGCGTACCCGGCGGACCTGCTCGCCGACACCGCGAAGGTGACCGACTGGTCGTTCGTGCGCGACGGCGACGAGCGGACGATCGCGGTGCCGCTGGACGTGCTCGGCGTCAACTACTACTCGACCACCCTGGTTCGGGCCTGGGACGGCGTGTCGGCCCGCTCGGACAACGACGGGCACGGCAGCTCGGCGCACACCCCGTGGATCGGCGCGGACGACGTGGACTTCCTGCCGCAGCCGGGCCCGTACACGGCGATGGGCTGGAACATCGAGCCCGCCGGCCTGACCGAGCTGCTGCTGCGGCTGCACCGGGAGCACCCCGGGCTGCCGCTGATGATCACCGAGAACGGCGCGGCGTTCGACGACGTGGTCACCCCCGACGGCCGGGTCCACGACGACCGACGGCTGGACTACCTGCACCGGCACGTCGACGCGGTCGGCGCGGCCATGGACGCGGGCGCGGACGTGCGCGGCTACTTCGTCTGGTCGCTGCTGGACAACTTCGAGTGGGCGTGGGGCTACGACCGGCGCTTCGGCATCATCCGCGTCGACTACGACACGCAGGAGCGGATCTGGAAGGACAGCGCCCACTGGTACCGGGGCCTGGCCACCACGGGCCGGCTGGAGCCGCCGGCCCCCGCCTGA
- the yicI gene encoding alpha-xylosidase, with translation MKFTDGYWQLRPGVTVLRPGTVESVEPDERGFTVFAPTGQITGRGDTLNRPVVTVQFFSPAPGVIGVTVGHHSGGLPKQPRFALAAGDDHPVTVEVTGISAALTTGELTARVTLVDRWRVDFLRGDRLVTSSTERSVGVVTDGEGRHFVHDRLALGVGETIYGLGERFGPFVKNGQTVDIWNADGGTASEQAYKNVPFYLSSAGYGLFVDHPEHVSFEVGSEVVSQAQFSVEGQSLTYYLIDGPTPKDVLRRYTALTGRPARVPAWSYGLWLSTSFTTSYDEKTVTEFIDGMAERDLPLSVFHFDCFWMRQFHWVDFVWDPATFPDPEGMLRRLHERGLKVCVWINPYIAQRSYLFEEGRQAGYLVRNPDGSVWQWDKWQAGMALVDFTNPDAVAWFNSKLKVLLDMGVDCFKTDFGERIPTEVVWHDGSDPQRMHNYYAYLYNKAVFELLEAERGVGEAVVFARSATAGGQQFPVHWGGDCESTFVAMAESLRGGLSLSASGFGYWSHDIGGFEGTPDPAVFKRWIAFGLLSSHSRLHGSGSYRVPWAYDDEAVAVLRHFTRLKLSLMPYLAAAAEEAHRDGVPVMRPMIVEFPDDPMAAYLDRQYMLGPDVLVAPVMSADGEVTYYVPAGTWTNLVSGAQLTGPAWVTEKHGYDSLPVLARPGAVIPFGATHDRPDYEWADGVRLRLFAPVEGQRTLVRIPSPGGGPGAEFEVRYDGGAAAVDVVAGASSGYDCDVVGSGSPGGDVLGTEANR, from the coding sequence GTGAAGTTCACCGACGGGTACTGGCAACTGCGTCCGGGGGTCACCGTGCTGCGCCCCGGCACAGTCGAATCGGTGGAGCCGGACGAACGCGGCTTCACCGTCTTCGCGCCGACCGGTCAGATCACCGGGCGGGGCGACACCCTCAACCGCCCGGTCGTCACCGTGCAGTTCTTCTCCCCCGCCCCCGGCGTCATCGGCGTGACCGTCGGGCACCACAGCGGCGGGCTGCCGAAGCAGCCGCGCTTCGCCCTCGCGGCCGGCGACGACCACCCCGTCACCGTCGAGGTCACCGGCATCAGCGCCGCCCTGACCACCGGCGAGCTGACCGCCCGCGTCACGCTCGTCGACCGGTGGCGGGTCGACTTCCTGCGCGGCGACCGCCTGGTCACCTCGTCCACCGAGCGCAGCGTCGGCGTCGTCACCGACGGTGAGGGCCGGCACTTCGTCCACGACCGGCTGGCGCTGGGCGTCGGGGAGACGATCTACGGCCTCGGCGAGCGGTTCGGCCCGTTCGTCAAGAACGGCCAGACCGTCGACATCTGGAACGCCGACGGCGGCACCGCCAGCGAGCAGGCGTACAAGAACGTGCCGTTCTATCTCAGCAGCGCCGGCTACGGCCTCTTCGTCGACCACCCCGAGCACGTGTCGTTCGAGGTCGGCTCGGAGGTCGTCTCGCAGGCCCAGTTCAGCGTCGAGGGGCAGTCGCTGACCTACTACCTGATCGACGGGCCCACCCCGAAGGACGTGCTGCGCCGCTACACCGCGCTCACCGGCCGCCCGGCCCGCGTCCCGGCCTGGTCGTACGGGCTGTGGCTGTCGACGTCGTTCACCACGTCGTACGACGAGAAGACCGTCACCGAGTTCATCGACGGGATGGCCGAGCGGGACCTGCCGCTGTCGGTGTTCCACTTCGACTGCTTCTGGATGCGGCAGTTCCACTGGGTCGACTTCGTGTGGGACCCGGCGACCTTCCCCGACCCCGAGGGGATGCTGCGCCGGCTGCACGAGCGCGGCCTGAAGGTGTGCGTGTGGATCAACCCGTACATCGCCCAGCGGTCGTACCTGTTCGAGGAGGGCCGGCAGGCCGGCTACCTGGTGCGCAACCCCGACGGGTCGGTCTGGCAGTGGGACAAGTGGCAGGCCGGCATGGCGCTTGTCGACTTCACCAACCCCGACGCGGTGGCCTGGTTCAACAGCAAGCTCAAGGTGCTGCTCGACATGGGCGTCGACTGCTTCAAGACCGACTTCGGCGAGCGCATCCCCACCGAGGTGGTCTGGCACGACGGGTCCGACCCGCAGCGGATGCACAACTACTACGCCTACCTCTACAACAAGGCCGTCTTCGAGCTGCTGGAGGCCGAGCGCGGCGTCGGCGAGGCGGTCGTGTTCGCCCGCTCGGCCACGGCCGGCGGGCAGCAGTTCCCGGTGCACTGGGGCGGCGACTGCGAGTCGACGTTCGTGGCGATGGCCGAGTCGCTGCGCGGCGGGCTGTCGCTGTCGGCGTCCGGGTTCGGCTACTGGAGCCACGACATCGGCGGCTTCGAGGGCACCCCCGACCCGGCCGTGTTCAAGCGGTGGATCGCGTTCGGGCTGCTCTCCTCGCACTCGCGGCTGCACGGCTCCGGCTCGTACCGGGTGCCGTGGGCGTACGACGACGAGGCCGTGGCGGTGCTGCGCCACTTCACCCGGCTCAAGCTGAGCCTCATGCCGTACCTGGCGGCGGCTGCCGAGGAGGCGCACCGCGACGGGGTGCCGGTGATGCGGCCGATGATCGTGGAGTTCCCGGACGACCCGATGGCCGCGTACCTCGACCGGCAGTACATGCTCGGCCCCGACGTGCTGGTCGCGCCCGTGATGAGCGCCGACGGGGAGGTCACCTACTACGTGCCCGCCGGCACCTGGACCAACCTGGTCAGCGGCGCGCAGCTCACCGGGCCGGCGTGGGTGACCGAGAAGCACGGCTACGACAGCCTGCCGGTGCTCGCCCGCCCCGGTGCGGTGATCCCGTTCGGCGCGACGCACGACCGGCCCGACTACGAGTGGGCCGACGGCGTGCGGCTGCGGCTGTTCGCGCCCGTCGAGGGCCAGCGGACCCTGGTGCGGATCCCGTCGCCCGGCGGCGGGCCGGGGGCCGAGTTCGAGGTGCGGTACGACGGCGGGGCCGCCGCCGTGGACGTGGTGGCCGGCGCGTCGTCCGGCTACGACTGTGATGTGGTGGGATCGGGGTCGCCGGGCGGCGACGTGCTGGGGACGGAGGCGAACCGGTGA
- a CDS encoding carbohydrate ABC transporter permease — translation MSVTLTPAEAPAKTGRAARVPDRHHRGVGRWIVLAVVTAGAVLMLVPFVFMLLNAFKTPGQYSTDGPLSWPSEFYTQGLRTYWTQVDFPQKLWNSALIAGSVAVLAVVVSLLNAYALGIGRVRGRLWIVGAFLLANMLPQESLVYPLYYFAKEVGLYNTRLVVIIIFTVIQSAFGTYLLASVLGTFPKSLLEAAALDGSGKWTILWRVVLPNVRPTLAVLLVFFFIWTWNEFLIPLVMLIDNQTQTIPVALASLQGDRLMDAPTTNAGALISLVPAIVFFLIFQRTLSRGITVGAEK, via the coding sequence ATGTCCGTCACCCTCACCCCCGCCGAGGCCCCCGCGAAGACCGGCCGGGCCGCCCGGGTGCCCGACCGGCACCACCGGGGCGTCGGCCGCTGGATCGTGCTGGCCGTGGTCACCGCCGGCGCGGTGCTCATGCTGGTGCCGTTCGTGTTCATGCTGCTCAACGCGTTCAAGACGCCCGGGCAATACTCCACGGACGGGCCGCTGAGCTGGCCGTCGGAGTTCTACACCCAGGGCCTGCGCACCTACTGGACGCAGGTCGACTTCCCGCAGAAGCTGTGGAACTCCGCGCTCATCGCCGGCTCGGTCGCGGTGCTCGCGGTCGTCGTGTCGCTGCTCAACGCGTACGCGCTGGGCATCGGCCGGGTCCGGGGCCGGCTCTGGATCGTCGGGGCGTTCCTGCTGGCCAACATGCTGCCGCAGGAGTCCCTCGTCTACCCGCTCTACTACTTCGCCAAGGAGGTGGGCCTCTACAACACCCGGCTCGTCGTGATCATCATCTTCACGGTCATCCAGAGCGCGTTCGGCACGTACCTGCTGGCCTCGGTGCTCGGCACGTTCCCCAAGAGCCTGCTGGAGGCGGCGGCGTTGGACGGGTCCGGCAAGTGGACGATCCTGTGGCGGGTCGTCCTGCCCAACGTCCGGCCCACCCTCGCCGTGCTGCTGGTCTTCTTCTTCATCTGGACCTGGAACGAGTTCCTGATCCCGCTGGTGATGCTCATCGACAACCAGACCCAGACCATCCCGGTGGCCCTCGCGTCGTTGCAGGGCGACCGGCTGATGGACGCCCCCACCACCAACGCCGGGGCGCTGATCAGCCTCGTCCCGGCGATCGTGTTCTTCCTCATCTTCCAGCGCACGCTGAGCCGCGGCATCACGGTAGGAGCCGAGAAGTGA
- a CDS encoding carbohydrate ABC transporter permease gives MAATDALVTRGDTDPKGRRGPRRRRGDAGYWLYLLPGAVLFALVIGGPLLFTGYLSLTRWSGIGDPTFVGLENYQRLLDDTVFWQSFRNTLAMIVAMVVVPTVVGLVLAAVLFDTIGRRFKPRTANALRAAFYLPQVLPVVVAGIVWGWILRPDGALNGLLDAVGLGALTHDWLGDPDTALPAVMGVMIWVQIGYPVVVFMAALQRVDPELYEAAEIDGAGWARRFRAITLPQIRPETFVVALTCTIAAMKVFGPIYALTRGGPENATNVPSYFAYYTFFKKLQVGYGSAISTVLTLIIVVVALLFIRAQHRAERRDGSA, from the coding sequence ATGGCTGCAACCGACGCCCTCGTCACCCGGGGCGACACCGACCCGAAGGGCCGCCGGGGCCCGCGCCGCCGTCGCGGCGACGCCGGATACTGGCTCTACCTGCTGCCCGGCGCGGTGCTCTTCGCGCTGGTCATCGGCGGGCCGCTGCTGTTCACCGGCTATCTCTCGCTCACCCGCTGGTCCGGCATCGGCGACCCGACGTTCGTCGGCCTGGAGAACTACCAGCGCCTGCTCGACGACACCGTCTTCTGGCAGTCGTTCCGCAACACCCTCGCCATGATCGTGGCGATGGTCGTGGTGCCCACCGTCGTCGGCCTGGTGCTCGCGGCGGTGCTGTTCGACACCATCGGTCGGCGCTTCAAGCCGCGCACCGCCAACGCGCTGCGGGCCGCGTTCTACCTGCCGCAGGTGCTGCCGGTCGTGGTGGCCGGCATCGTGTGGGGCTGGATCCTGCGCCCCGACGGGGCCCTCAACGGGCTGCTCGACGCCGTCGGGCTCGGCGCGCTGACGCACGACTGGCTCGGCGACCCCGACACCGCCCTGCCGGCGGTGATGGGCGTGATGATCTGGGTGCAGATCGGCTACCCGGTGGTCGTGTTCATGGCCGCGTTGCAGCGGGTCGACCCCGAGCTGTACGAGGCGGCGGAGATCGACGGCGCGGGCTGGGCCCGCCGGTTCCGGGCGATCACCCTGCCGCAGATCCGGCCGGAGACGTTCGTCGTCGCCCTCACCTGCACCATCGCCGCGATGAAGGTGTTCGGCCCGATCTACGCGCTGACCCGGGGCGGCCCGGAGAACGCCACCAACGTGCCGTCGTACTTCGCGTACTACACGTTCTTCAAGAAACTCCAGGTCGGGTACGGGTCGGCGATCTCGACCGTGCTGACGCTGATCATCGTGGTGGTGGCGCTGCTGTTCATCCGCGCGCAGCACCGCGCCGAGCGACGGGACGGGAGCGCCTGA